GCAAAAGAAGGCTCAGGGCCAGGATAAAAATAAATATTTTTACCTTCTCAATCATCATCGTAATGGACCAGGGATATCACCTTGTACTTTTGAAGTTTTTCCCTGCCCTTTAGGATGTCCAGCTCCACCACAAACGCCAAGCCTGCCACCTGCCCGCCCAGCCGTTCCACTAATTTTGCCGCGGCCAGCGCAGTTCCCCCGGTGGCCAACAGGTCGTCCACGATCAGTACCTTCTGGCCTTTTTTCACGGCGTCGGTATGCATCTCCAGCGAGTCGGTGCCATATTCCAGGGCATAGGTCTGCTTGATGGTTTTGGCCGGCAGCTTGTTGGGCTTGCGTACAAGGATCACCCCGGTCCCCATCTTGTAGGCCAGGGCCGTGCCGAAGGGAAAGCCCCGGGATTCTATCACCGCTATGGCGTCGATCTTCAGTTTTTTGGCCTGCAGGTAAAGCTGATCCACCGTTTCCTTCAAGGCCTTTTTATCACGCAGCAAAGTGGTGACATCCTTAAAATTGATCCCCGGCTTGGGAAAGCCCGGCACTTCACGGATATACTTTTTAAGATCGGCCGCCATGTCGCAGACTCCTGTAATAGTTCTGTTTAACGTTTACTGTTGGTGGGTTAAAAAAGTGATAATTTGTGAAGAACGCTGTGTTGCATTACAATTTCAGCATTATCTTCTGGCTTAGTTTTTTAGTTGATGCCCCCATGCCCGTACCCCGGCCTCCGCTGGGCGGGCTGGGCATTTCGCCGTCCATGCCGCCTGGCCGCTGGTTCCCGCCGCCCATACCGCCTGGTCCTCCGCCAGCCGGCCTGTCTTGACCGCTGTTCCCCCTCATGGCCATCGGCTCGAACCCGTCGCTTTCCAGCGAGATCTCAATGCCGGTATCTTCACCCCTTTGATACCAAAGCGCGAAAAGATGGTTGTCGCTCTGGACCAGAGGAACCTTCAGTTCGTAAACAAACTTGCCATTGCCGTCAAGGCTGACCTTGGCCCCCAGGCCGTAGGAAGCCGCCAGACCGAACAATATCCTCTGCTTGAGGGCCTTGCCTGGGACCAGCACTTCAAAATCCTGCGGAACCATTGCGAAATTCTGTTTTCCCGGCTCGGGATCGATCTTTCCGGAACGTTCCGTCATTCCCGGCCCCATCTGCGGCCGGCCCATAGGAAAATGAATGCCCATTTTGGGGGCGCTGCCGTCCCGGGCTTGGAACCAAACGGTAAAACCCTGCATCACCTTGGGGACTATCTCCTGGTTGGTGCTTCTTAATGCTAAAAAAAGAAATGAATCGTTGTGGCAAAAACCGATGGAAACATCCTTCTTTTCAAAGTAGTGAAACGCCGAGTCCGGCCAGTCGGAATCGCTTCCGTCAACCGTCATGGCATTTGCGCTGGGATAGCTGTTAAGGCTCAGTTTTTGGCAACCGCCCAAAGATGATGAGGCCAGCATGAAGGCCAGCAAAACCGTGGGCCAGGGAATTCTTTTCATAGTAAGTCTCCGCTATTAGTTAGATGATACGCGGGAACGGCACCAGCGCCCTGCTTACATGCATTTTGGCCGGCCCCGACAGTTAACTAATATTAGACTCTCCGTCAGAATAAATGGTTTAACTTTTAGCTTAAAATAAAAGCGTCAAGTTGATACCGGCAGGAATGTTAGAATAGCTCAGAACATTATTTCAAAACTGGAGATATCCCCGGTATAAAGCTGCCACTGCGTTTCCATTTTTTCCACTATCGCCCCGGCCGGACCCTCCTTTAATTCCTCCAAAATGGTTTTCAACGCCTGTTCCTCTCCCTCGGCCACCACTTCCACCCGGCCGTCCCTTAAGTTTCGGACATACCCGGCCAGTTCCAGGCTTTGG
This sequence is a window from bacterium. Protein-coding genes within it:
- a CDS encoding adenine phosphoribosyltransferase, whose product is MAADLKKYIREVPGFPKPGINFKDVTTLLRDKKALKETVDQLYLQAKKLKIDAIAVIESRGFPFGTALAYKMGTGVILVRKPNKLPAKTIKQTYALEYGTDSLEMHTDAVKKGQKVLIVDDLLATGGTALAAAKLVERLGGQVAGLAFVVELDILKGREKLQKYKVISLVHYDDD
- a CDS encoding acylphosphatase, yielding MDRKLIVHISGRVQGVGYRYFVLHRAQSLELAGYVRNLRDGRVEVVAEGEEQALKTILEELKEGPAGAIVEKMETQWQLYTGDISSFEIMF